Proteins from a genomic interval of Neovison vison isolate M4711 chromosome 4, ASM_NN_V1, whole genome shotgun sequence:
- the ZNF7 gene encoding zinc finger protein 7 isoform X3 produces the protein MDAHSPSLMEAVTFGDVAVHFSREEWQCLDPGQRALYKEVMLENHSSVAGLAGFLVFKPELISRLEQGQEPWVLDLKGVEGREGARTFLTDSAVGIVSEQACEDVDVLKSEPCVATVRSPSQGFPQTSSSRDPCDSEVWSGTKPGALLQKKCLNSGTVATRKTFAKEGAQGCGQLESSGGLGGQPGRSPGGAADGASRGCDACGTGFRSDIVLHQGMNTQKKPSRCPEGKKSLPECLQGRNGSNCHREKPYECEACGKVFRLCSQLNQHQRIHTGEKPFKCIECGKAFRLSSKLIQHQRIHTGERPYRCEECGKAFGQSSSLIHHQRVHTGERPYGCRECGKAFSQQSQLVRHQRTHTGERPYQCQECGKAFSQSSTLAQHQRMHAGDRPQPPRSPDGPGLIARQRTHPAEKPFKCGECGKAFRWVSRLSQHQLTHTGEKPYKCNKCAKAFGCSSRLIRHQRTHTGEKPFKCEECGKGFVQGSHLIQHQRIHTGEKPYECSDCGKAFSQSSSLIYHQRIHKGEKPYECLECGKAFSMSTQLTIHQRVHTGERPYKCTECGKAFSQNSTLFQHQIIHAGVKPYGCSECGKAFSRSSYLIEHQRIHTRAQWYHEYGSTLEASAHVSRRKVNTVKKLHKCNECEKIFRWRSHLIIHQRIHTGEKPYKCNDCGKAFNRSSRLTQHQKIHMG, from the exons ATGGATGCCCACTCACCGAGCCTCATG GAGGCTGTGACGTTCGGTGATGTGGCCGTACACTTCTCGAGGGAGGAGTGGCAGTGTCTGGACCCTGGCCAGAGGGCCCTCTACAAGGAGGTGATGCTGGAGAACCACAGCAGTGTGGCTGGACTAG CAGGATTCCTGGTCTTCAAGCCTGAGCTGATCTCCCGgctggagcaggggcaggagccATGGGTCCTTGACCTGAAGGGAGTCGAGGGGAGAGAGGGGGCAAGAACCTTCCTTACAG aTTCTGCGGTGGGGATTGTGAGCGAGCAGGCCTGTGAGGACGTGGATGTTCTAAAGTCAGAGCCCTGTGTGGCGACGGTCAGAAGCCCCTCACAGGGTTTTCCCCAGACTTCTAGCTCGAGAGACCCCTGTGATTCTGAGGTCTGGTCGGGGACTAAGCCAGGCGCCCTCCTCCAGAAAAAGTGCTTGAACTCCGGGACCGTGGCTACCAGGAAGACCTTCGCCAAGGAGGGTGCCCAGGGTTGTGGCCAGCTGGAGAGCAGTGGCGGCCTGGGTGGCCAGCCCGGCCGAAGTCCAGGAGGTGCTGCTGATGGGGCGTCCCGAGGATGTGACGCGTGCGGCACAGGGTTTAGATCAGACATTGTTCTGCATCAAGGAATGAATACACAGAAAAAACCTAGTAGATGTCCAGAGGGCAAAAAAAGTCTACCCGAGTGTTTACAGGGGAGAAATGGAAGCAACTGCCACAGAGAGAAGCCCTACGAGTGCGAGGCGTGCGGGAAGGTCTTCCGGTTGTGCTCGCAGCTGAACCAGCATCAGAGAATCCACACTGGAGAAAAGCCATTCAAGTGCATCGAGTGTGGAAAGGCCTTTCGTCTGAGCTCAAAACTTATTCAGCATCAAAGGATTCATACCGGAGAGAGGCCCTACAGGTGTGAGGAGTGCGGCAAGGCCTTCGGGCAGAGCTCCAGCCTCATCCACCACCAGAGGGTGCACACAGGGGAGAGGCCCTACGGCTGCCGggagtgtgggaaggccttcagcCAGCAGTCCCAGCTGGTCCGACACCAGAGGACCCACACCGGGGAGAGGCCCTACCAGTGCCAggagtgtgggaaggccttcagcCAGAGCTCAACGCTGGCCCAGCACCAGCGGATGCACGCTGGGGACAGACCCCAGCCTCCACGGAGCCCAGATGGTCCCGGCCTCATTGCGCGTCAGAGAACCCATCCTGCGGAGAAGCCGTTCAAGTGTGGcgagtgtgggaaggccttcaggTGGGTGTCCCGCCTTAGTCAGCACCAGCTGACCCACAccggagagaaaccttacaaatgcaACAAGTGTGCAAAAGCCTTTGGTTGCAGCTCACGACTTATTCGCCACCAGAGAACTCACACTGGAGAAAAACCATTTAAGTGTGAGGAGTGTGGGAAAGGCTTTGTCCAGGGCTCACACCTAATTCAGCACCAGCgaattcacactggagagaagcccTATGAGTGTAGTGACTGCGGAAAAGCCTTCAGCCAGAGCTCGAGCCTCATTTACCACCAGAGAATCCATAAGGGAGAGAAGCCCTACGAGTGCCTGGaatgtggaaaagctttcagcatGAGCACACAGCTCACGATCCATCAGAGGGTCCACACTGGGGAGAGACCCTACAAGTGTACTGAATGCGGGAAAGCCTTCAGTCAGAACTCCACCCTTTTCCAGCACCAGATCATCCACGCAGGGGTGAAGCCCTACGGCTGCAGcgagtgtgggaaggccttcagcCGGAGCTCCTATCTTATCGAGCACCAGAGGATCCACACGCGGGCCCAGTGGTACCATGAGTATGGGAGTACCTTGGAGGCTTCCGCCCACGTGAGCCGCAGAAAAGTCAATACTGTCAAGAAACTGCATAAGTGCAacgaatgtgagaaaatattcaggtggcgctcccatctcATCatacatcagagaattcacaccggagagaaaccttacaaatgtaacGATTGTGGCAAAGCTTTCAATCGGAGCTCGAGGCTTACTCAGCATCAGAAAATTCACATGGGGTAG
- the ZNF7 gene encoding zinc finger protein 7 isoform X1, with protein MDAHSPSLMGSLGCCCMSFQEAVTFGDVAVHFSREEWQCLDPGQRALYKEVMLENHSSVAGLAGFLVFKPELISRLEQGQEPWVLDLKGVEGREGARTFLTDSAVGIVSEQACEDVDVLKSEPCVATVRSPSQGFPQTSSSRDPCDSEVWSGTKPGALLQKKCLNSGTVATRKTFAKEGAQGCGQLESSGGLGGQPGRSPGGAADGASRGCDACGTGFRSDIVLHQGMNTQKKPSRCPEGKKSLPECLQGRNGSNCHREKPYECEACGKVFRLCSQLNQHQRIHTGEKPFKCIECGKAFRLSSKLIQHQRIHTGERPYRCEECGKAFGQSSSLIHHQRVHTGERPYGCRECGKAFSQQSQLVRHQRTHTGERPYQCQECGKAFSQSSTLAQHQRMHAGDRPQPPRSPDGPGLIARQRTHPAEKPFKCGECGKAFRWVSRLSQHQLTHTGEKPYKCNKCAKAFGCSSRLIRHQRTHTGEKPFKCEECGKGFVQGSHLIQHQRIHTGEKPYECSDCGKAFSQSSSLIYHQRIHKGEKPYECLECGKAFSMSTQLTIHQRVHTGERPYKCTECGKAFSQNSTLFQHQIIHAGVKPYGCSECGKAFSRSSYLIEHQRIHTRAQWYHEYGSTLEASAHVSRRKVNTVKKLHKCNECEKIFRWRSHLIIHQRIHTGEKPYKCNDCGKAFNRSSRLTQHQKIHMG; from the exons ATGGATGCCCACTCACCGAGCCTCATG GGTTCCCTGGGGTGCTGCTGTATGTCTTTTCAGGAGGCTGTGACGTTCGGTGATGTGGCCGTACACTTCTCGAGGGAGGAGTGGCAGTGTCTGGACCCTGGCCAGAGGGCCCTCTACAAGGAGGTGATGCTGGAGAACCACAGCAGTGTGGCTGGACTAG CAGGATTCCTGGTCTTCAAGCCTGAGCTGATCTCCCGgctggagcaggggcaggagccATGGGTCCTTGACCTGAAGGGAGTCGAGGGGAGAGAGGGGGCAAGAACCTTCCTTACAG aTTCTGCGGTGGGGATTGTGAGCGAGCAGGCCTGTGAGGACGTGGATGTTCTAAAGTCAGAGCCCTGTGTGGCGACGGTCAGAAGCCCCTCACAGGGTTTTCCCCAGACTTCTAGCTCGAGAGACCCCTGTGATTCTGAGGTCTGGTCGGGGACTAAGCCAGGCGCCCTCCTCCAGAAAAAGTGCTTGAACTCCGGGACCGTGGCTACCAGGAAGACCTTCGCCAAGGAGGGTGCCCAGGGTTGTGGCCAGCTGGAGAGCAGTGGCGGCCTGGGTGGCCAGCCCGGCCGAAGTCCAGGAGGTGCTGCTGATGGGGCGTCCCGAGGATGTGACGCGTGCGGCACAGGGTTTAGATCAGACATTGTTCTGCATCAAGGAATGAATACACAGAAAAAACCTAGTAGATGTCCAGAGGGCAAAAAAAGTCTACCCGAGTGTTTACAGGGGAGAAATGGAAGCAACTGCCACAGAGAGAAGCCCTACGAGTGCGAGGCGTGCGGGAAGGTCTTCCGGTTGTGCTCGCAGCTGAACCAGCATCAGAGAATCCACACTGGAGAAAAGCCATTCAAGTGCATCGAGTGTGGAAAGGCCTTTCGTCTGAGCTCAAAACTTATTCAGCATCAAAGGATTCATACCGGAGAGAGGCCCTACAGGTGTGAGGAGTGCGGCAAGGCCTTCGGGCAGAGCTCCAGCCTCATCCACCACCAGAGGGTGCACACAGGGGAGAGGCCCTACGGCTGCCGggagtgtgggaaggccttcagcCAGCAGTCCCAGCTGGTCCGACACCAGAGGACCCACACCGGGGAGAGGCCCTACCAGTGCCAggagtgtgggaaggccttcagcCAGAGCTCAACGCTGGCCCAGCACCAGCGGATGCACGCTGGGGACAGACCCCAGCCTCCACGGAGCCCAGATGGTCCCGGCCTCATTGCGCGTCAGAGAACCCATCCTGCGGAGAAGCCGTTCAAGTGTGGcgagtgtgggaaggccttcaggTGGGTGTCCCGCCTTAGTCAGCACCAGCTGACCCACAccggagagaaaccttacaaatgcaACAAGTGTGCAAAAGCCTTTGGTTGCAGCTCACGACTTATTCGCCACCAGAGAACTCACACTGGAGAAAAACCATTTAAGTGTGAGGAGTGTGGGAAAGGCTTTGTCCAGGGCTCACACCTAATTCAGCACCAGCgaattcacactggagagaagcccTATGAGTGTAGTGACTGCGGAAAAGCCTTCAGCCAGAGCTCGAGCCTCATTTACCACCAGAGAATCCATAAGGGAGAGAAGCCCTACGAGTGCCTGGaatgtggaaaagctttcagcatGAGCACACAGCTCACGATCCATCAGAGGGTCCACACTGGGGAGAGACCCTACAAGTGTACTGAATGCGGGAAAGCCTTCAGTCAGAACTCCACCCTTTTCCAGCACCAGATCATCCACGCAGGGGTGAAGCCCTACGGCTGCAGcgagtgtgggaaggccttcagcCGGAGCTCCTATCTTATCGAGCACCAGAGGATCCACACGCGGGCCCAGTGGTACCATGAGTATGGGAGTACCTTGGAGGCTTCCGCCCACGTGAGCCGCAGAAAAGTCAATACTGTCAAGAAACTGCATAAGTGCAacgaatgtgagaaaatattcaggtggcgctcccatctcATCatacatcagagaattcacaccggagagaaaccttacaaatgtaacGATTGTGGCAAAGCTTTCAATCGGAGCTCGAGGCTTACTCAGCATCAGAAAATTCACATGGGGTAG
- the ZNF7 gene encoding zinc finger protein 7 isoform X4, producing the protein MFSWKGPSSRVRPVLTSVQPHLNEHCLSSPVYKSDSAVGIVSEQACEDVDVLKSEPCVATVRSPSQGFPQTSSSRDPCDSEVWSGTKPGALLQKKCLNSGTVATRKTFAKEGAQGCGQLESSGGLGGQPGRSPGGAADGASRGCDACGTGFRSDIVLHQGMNTQKKPSRCPEGKKSLPECLQGRNGSNCHREKPYECEACGKVFRLCSQLNQHQRIHTGEKPFKCIECGKAFRLSSKLIQHQRIHTGERPYRCEECGKAFGQSSSLIHHQRVHTGERPYGCRECGKAFSQQSQLVRHQRTHTGERPYQCQECGKAFSQSSTLAQHQRMHAGDRPQPPRSPDGPGLIARQRTHPAEKPFKCGECGKAFRWVSRLSQHQLTHTGEKPYKCNKCAKAFGCSSRLIRHQRTHTGEKPFKCEECGKGFVQGSHLIQHQRIHTGEKPYECSDCGKAFSQSSSLIYHQRIHKGEKPYECLECGKAFSMSTQLTIHQRVHTGERPYKCTECGKAFSQNSTLFQHQIIHAGVKPYGCSECGKAFSRSSYLIEHQRIHTRAQWYHEYGSTLEASAHVSRRKVNTVKKLHKCNECEKIFRWRSHLIIHQRIHTGEKPYKCNDCGKAFNRSSRLTQHQKIHMG; encoded by the exons ATGTTTTCTTGGAAGGGACCGTCGTCCCGAGTTAGGCCTGTCCTTACTTCAGTGCAACCTCATCTTAACGAACACTGTCTCAGCAGTCCTGTTTACAAATCAG aTTCTGCGGTGGGGATTGTGAGCGAGCAGGCCTGTGAGGACGTGGATGTTCTAAAGTCAGAGCCCTGTGTGGCGACGGTCAGAAGCCCCTCACAGGGTTTTCCCCAGACTTCTAGCTCGAGAGACCCCTGTGATTCTGAGGTCTGGTCGGGGACTAAGCCAGGCGCCCTCCTCCAGAAAAAGTGCTTGAACTCCGGGACCGTGGCTACCAGGAAGACCTTCGCCAAGGAGGGTGCCCAGGGTTGTGGCCAGCTGGAGAGCAGTGGCGGCCTGGGTGGCCAGCCCGGCCGAAGTCCAGGAGGTGCTGCTGATGGGGCGTCCCGAGGATGTGACGCGTGCGGCACAGGGTTTAGATCAGACATTGTTCTGCATCAAGGAATGAATACACAGAAAAAACCTAGTAGATGTCCAGAGGGCAAAAAAAGTCTACCCGAGTGTTTACAGGGGAGAAATGGAAGCAACTGCCACAGAGAGAAGCCCTACGAGTGCGAGGCGTGCGGGAAGGTCTTCCGGTTGTGCTCGCAGCTGAACCAGCATCAGAGAATCCACACTGGAGAAAAGCCATTCAAGTGCATCGAGTGTGGAAAGGCCTTTCGTCTGAGCTCAAAACTTATTCAGCATCAAAGGATTCATACCGGAGAGAGGCCCTACAGGTGTGAGGAGTGCGGCAAGGCCTTCGGGCAGAGCTCCAGCCTCATCCACCACCAGAGGGTGCACACAGGGGAGAGGCCCTACGGCTGCCGggagtgtgggaaggccttcagcCAGCAGTCCCAGCTGGTCCGACACCAGAGGACCCACACCGGGGAGAGGCCCTACCAGTGCCAggagtgtgggaaggccttcagcCAGAGCTCAACGCTGGCCCAGCACCAGCGGATGCACGCTGGGGACAGACCCCAGCCTCCACGGAGCCCAGATGGTCCCGGCCTCATTGCGCGTCAGAGAACCCATCCTGCGGAGAAGCCGTTCAAGTGTGGcgagtgtgggaaggccttcaggTGGGTGTCCCGCCTTAGTCAGCACCAGCTGACCCACAccggagagaaaccttacaaatgcaACAAGTGTGCAAAAGCCTTTGGTTGCAGCTCACGACTTATTCGCCACCAGAGAACTCACACTGGAGAAAAACCATTTAAGTGTGAGGAGTGTGGGAAAGGCTTTGTCCAGGGCTCACACCTAATTCAGCACCAGCgaattcacactggagagaagcccTATGAGTGTAGTGACTGCGGAAAAGCCTTCAGCCAGAGCTCGAGCCTCATTTACCACCAGAGAATCCATAAGGGAGAGAAGCCCTACGAGTGCCTGGaatgtggaaaagctttcagcatGAGCACACAGCTCACGATCCATCAGAGGGTCCACACTGGGGAGAGACCCTACAAGTGTACTGAATGCGGGAAAGCCTTCAGTCAGAACTCCACCCTTTTCCAGCACCAGATCATCCACGCAGGGGTGAAGCCCTACGGCTGCAGcgagtgtgggaaggccttcagcCGGAGCTCCTATCTTATCGAGCACCAGAGGATCCACACGCGGGCCCAGTGGTACCATGAGTATGGGAGTACCTTGGAGGCTTCCGCCCACGTGAGCCGCAGAAAAGTCAATACTGTCAAGAAACTGCATAAGTGCAacgaatgtgagaaaatattcaggtggcgctcccatctcATCatacatcagagaattcacaccggagagaaaccttacaaatgtaacGATTGTGGCAAAGCTTTCAATCGGAGCTCGAGGCTTACTCAGCATCAGAAAATTCACATGGGGTAG
- the COMMD5 gene encoding COMM domain-containing protein 5 has product MSAVGTAAPYLHYPADSHSGRVSFLGAQLPPEVAAMPRLLGDLDRGTFRKLLKLVVSSLQGEDCREAVQRLRAGADLSEERLGVLLAGTNTLLQQAIRLPPASLKPDAFQDQLQELCIPQDLVTDLASVVFGSQRPLLNSVARQQGAWLPHVSRLCWRVDVAISTSALARSLQPSVLMQLKLSDGSAHRFEIPTAKFQELRYSVALVLKEMADLEKRCELKLQA; this is encoded by the coding sequence atgTCTGCCGTGGGGACTGCAGCCCCATACCTGCACTACCCTGCCGACAGTCACAGCGGCCGGGTGAGTTTCCTGGGGGCCCAGCTCCCCCCAGAAGTGGCCGCAATGCCCCGGCTCCTGGGGGACCTGGACAGGGGCACATTCAGAAAGTTGCTGAAGCTGGTGGTCAGCAGTCTGCAGGGAGAGGACTGCCGGGAGGCTGTGCAGCGCCTCAGGGCTGGTGCGGACCTGTCAGAAGAACGGCTTGGTGTCCTCCTCGCCGGCACAAACACTCTGCTCCAGCAGGCCATCCGGCTGCCCCCAGCCAGCCTGAAGCCCGACGCTTTCCAGGACCAGCTCCAGGAGCTCTGCATCCCCCAAGACCTGGTTACAGACTTGGCCAGTGTGGTGTTTGGGAGCCAACGGCCTCTCCTCAACTCTGTGGCCAGGCAGCAGGGGGCCTGGCTGCCTCATGTTTCCCGCTTGTGCTGGAGGGTGGATGTGGCCATCTCCACCAGTGCCCTGGCACGTTCCCTACAGCCGAGCGTCCTGATGCAGCTGAAGCTTTCAGACGGCTCGGCACACCGCTTTGAGATCCCCACGGCCAAGTTCCAAGAGCTGCGGTACAGCGTGGCGCTGGTCCTCAAGGAGATGGCTGACCTGGAGAAGAGGTGTGAGCTCAAACTGCAGGCCTGA
- the ZNF7 gene encoding zinc finger protein 7 isoform X2 → MDAHSPSLMGSLGCCCMSFQEAVTFGDVAVHFSREEWQCLDPGQRALYKEVMLENHSSVAGLGFLVFKPELISRLEQGQEPWVLDLKGVEGREGARTFLTDSAVGIVSEQACEDVDVLKSEPCVATVRSPSQGFPQTSSSRDPCDSEVWSGTKPGALLQKKCLNSGTVATRKTFAKEGAQGCGQLESSGGLGGQPGRSPGGAADGASRGCDACGTGFRSDIVLHQGMNTQKKPSRCPEGKKSLPECLQGRNGSNCHREKPYECEACGKVFRLCSQLNQHQRIHTGEKPFKCIECGKAFRLSSKLIQHQRIHTGERPYRCEECGKAFGQSSSLIHHQRVHTGERPYGCRECGKAFSQQSQLVRHQRTHTGERPYQCQECGKAFSQSSTLAQHQRMHAGDRPQPPRSPDGPGLIARQRTHPAEKPFKCGECGKAFRWVSRLSQHQLTHTGEKPYKCNKCAKAFGCSSRLIRHQRTHTGEKPFKCEECGKGFVQGSHLIQHQRIHTGEKPYECSDCGKAFSQSSSLIYHQRIHKGEKPYECLECGKAFSMSTQLTIHQRVHTGERPYKCTECGKAFSQNSTLFQHQIIHAGVKPYGCSECGKAFSRSSYLIEHQRIHTRAQWYHEYGSTLEASAHVSRRKVNTVKKLHKCNECEKIFRWRSHLIIHQRIHTGEKPYKCNDCGKAFNRSSRLTQHQKIHMG, encoded by the exons ATGGATGCCCACTCACCGAGCCTCATG GGTTCCCTGGGGTGCTGCTGTATGTCTTTTCAGGAGGCTGTGACGTTCGGTGATGTGGCCGTACACTTCTCGAGGGAGGAGTGGCAGTGTCTGGACCCTGGCCAGAGGGCCCTCTACAAGGAGGTGATGCTGGAGAACCACAGCAGTGTGGCTGGACTAG GATTCCTGGTCTTCAAGCCTGAGCTGATCTCCCGgctggagcaggggcaggagccATGGGTCCTTGACCTGAAGGGAGTCGAGGGGAGAGAGGGGGCAAGAACCTTCCTTACAG aTTCTGCGGTGGGGATTGTGAGCGAGCAGGCCTGTGAGGACGTGGATGTTCTAAAGTCAGAGCCCTGTGTGGCGACGGTCAGAAGCCCCTCACAGGGTTTTCCCCAGACTTCTAGCTCGAGAGACCCCTGTGATTCTGAGGTCTGGTCGGGGACTAAGCCAGGCGCCCTCCTCCAGAAAAAGTGCTTGAACTCCGGGACCGTGGCTACCAGGAAGACCTTCGCCAAGGAGGGTGCCCAGGGTTGTGGCCAGCTGGAGAGCAGTGGCGGCCTGGGTGGCCAGCCCGGCCGAAGTCCAGGAGGTGCTGCTGATGGGGCGTCCCGAGGATGTGACGCGTGCGGCACAGGGTTTAGATCAGACATTGTTCTGCATCAAGGAATGAATACACAGAAAAAACCTAGTAGATGTCCAGAGGGCAAAAAAAGTCTACCCGAGTGTTTACAGGGGAGAAATGGAAGCAACTGCCACAGAGAGAAGCCCTACGAGTGCGAGGCGTGCGGGAAGGTCTTCCGGTTGTGCTCGCAGCTGAACCAGCATCAGAGAATCCACACTGGAGAAAAGCCATTCAAGTGCATCGAGTGTGGAAAGGCCTTTCGTCTGAGCTCAAAACTTATTCAGCATCAAAGGATTCATACCGGAGAGAGGCCCTACAGGTGTGAGGAGTGCGGCAAGGCCTTCGGGCAGAGCTCCAGCCTCATCCACCACCAGAGGGTGCACACAGGGGAGAGGCCCTACGGCTGCCGggagtgtgggaaggccttcagcCAGCAGTCCCAGCTGGTCCGACACCAGAGGACCCACACCGGGGAGAGGCCCTACCAGTGCCAggagtgtgggaaggccttcagcCAGAGCTCAACGCTGGCCCAGCACCAGCGGATGCACGCTGGGGACAGACCCCAGCCTCCACGGAGCCCAGATGGTCCCGGCCTCATTGCGCGTCAGAGAACCCATCCTGCGGAGAAGCCGTTCAAGTGTGGcgagtgtgggaaggccttcaggTGGGTGTCCCGCCTTAGTCAGCACCAGCTGACCCACAccggagagaaaccttacaaatgcaACAAGTGTGCAAAAGCCTTTGGTTGCAGCTCACGACTTATTCGCCACCAGAGAACTCACACTGGAGAAAAACCATTTAAGTGTGAGGAGTGTGGGAAAGGCTTTGTCCAGGGCTCACACCTAATTCAGCACCAGCgaattcacactggagagaagcccTATGAGTGTAGTGACTGCGGAAAAGCCTTCAGCCAGAGCTCGAGCCTCATTTACCACCAGAGAATCCATAAGGGAGAGAAGCCCTACGAGTGCCTGGaatgtggaaaagctttcagcatGAGCACACAGCTCACGATCCATCAGAGGGTCCACACTGGGGAGAGACCCTACAAGTGTACTGAATGCGGGAAAGCCTTCAGTCAGAACTCCACCCTTTTCCAGCACCAGATCATCCACGCAGGGGTGAAGCCCTACGGCTGCAGcgagtgtgggaaggccttcagcCGGAGCTCCTATCTTATCGAGCACCAGAGGATCCACACGCGGGCCCAGTGGTACCATGAGTATGGGAGTACCTTGGAGGCTTCCGCCCACGTGAGCCGCAGAAAAGTCAATACTGTCAAGAAACTGCATAAGTGCAacgaatgtgagaaaatattcaggtggcgctcccatctcATCatacatcagagaattcacaccggagagaaaccttacaaatgtaacGATTGTGGCAAAGCTTTCAATCGGAGCTCGAGGCTTACTCAGCATCAGAAAATTCACATGGGGTAG